The Anastrepha ludens isolate Willacy chromosome 2, idAnaLude1.1, whole genome shotgun sequence genome contains a region encoding:
- the LOC128859358 gene encoding uncharacterized protein LOC128859358: MPTMEDSGIDSEDKQSNTFEESPAQGAQKIVTATRTMAQALDVSAVNHMADLEVVFRGSGGPAPGSVASASGAEPAAKTTASTAAAAAAGDSDDSNANSTHPAPNTCRILQRKLELKVERAKRNYSQYQQQEQVRKSQSANLIPINRLPIPGDSEQKPLVDYKSDSSEEPEEISFFPAKVKNAHRQRRTELSDTFSIQEMTIESDLDSDDSGSQNLELLPPLRKTNFLEKVKICFGCGNRRS, encoded by the exons ATGCCTACGATGGAGGATAGCGGCATCGATAGTGAGGACAAGCAATCGAATACTTTCGAGGAATCTCCAGCG CAAGGGgcacaaaaaattgtaacagCAACAAGAACAATGGCCCAAgcattagatgtgtcagcggTTAACCATATGGCTGATTTAGAGGTAGTCTTCCGTGGCAGCGGTGGCCCAGCGCCAGGAAGTGTAGCAAGCGCCAGTGGTGCAGAGCCGGCAGCAAAGACCACGGCCagcacagcagcagcagcggcggctGGTGACAGCGATGACAGCAATGCGAATAGTACACATCCAGCGCCAAACACCTGTCGCATTCTGCAGCGCAAGCTGGAGCTGAAGGTGGAGCGTGCGAAGCGCAATTACAGCCAATACCAGCAACAGGAACAG gtgcGCAAATCCCAGTCTGCGAATCTCATACCCATAAATCGGTTGCCCATTCCAGGCGATTCAGAGCAAAAACCACTTGTAGATTATAAGTCGGATAGTAG CGAGGAACCAGAggaaatttcgttttttccaGCGAAAGTGAAAAATGCGCATCGACAACGGAGAACTGAGCTCAGCGACACTTTCAGTATACAAGAAATGACTATAGAATCAGATTTGGATTCAGACGATAGTGGGTCACAAAATCTCGAGCTATTGCCACCCTTGAGGAAGACAAATTTTTTGGAGAAAGTGAAAATTTGCTTCGGTTGTGGGAATAGAAGAAGTTAA